In Xanthocytophaga agilis, the following are encoded in one genomic region:
- a CDS encoding alpha/beta hydrolase → MQKAVEFKNRNWQVAAILHLPEHFNEKSTYPAIVCVHPGSSVKEQTAGLYAEKLAAAGFVALAFDASFQGESGGEPRYLEDPATRVEDIRCAVDYLTTLTFIDENRIGVLGICAGGGYAANAALTEKRIKAVGTVVASNFSRAYGELNTLQILEAVGKQRTAEARGADALIVPWTPASLEEAEKNGPVEQDMAEAIDYYRTPRGEHPRSSNKLLFISMGAAIAFDAFHLAEKLLTQPLFVVVGDRVGAFGSYRDGFELYNKAVSTNKSIHVVKGAGHYDLYDQPEATAEALSKLVPFFKTYL, encoded by the coding sequence ATGCAAAAAGCAGTAGAATTTAAAAACAGAAACTGGCAGGTTGCTGCCATTCTTCATTTACCAGAACATTTCAATGAAAAGAGCACCTATCCGGCCATTGTATGTGTGCATCCCGGAAGCAGCGTGAAAGAACAAACAGCAGGACTCTATGCCGAAAAGCTGGCAGCAGCCGGATTTGTGGCACTCGCTTTTGACGCCTCTTTCCAGGGCGAGAGTGGTGGAGAGCCTCGTTACCTTGAAGATCCAGCCACCCGTGTGGAAGACATCCGGTGTGCAGTAGATTATCTGACCACGTTGACTTTTATCGATGAGAATCGTATTGGAGTGCTGGGCATCTGTGCAGGAGGTGGCTATGCTGCCAATGCAGCCTTAACCGAGAAGCGCATTAAGGCTGTAGGTACGGTAGTAGCCTCAAATTTTTCCAGAGCGTATGGAGAGCTTAATACACTACAGATTCTGGAGGCTGTAGGCAAGCAACGCACAGCCGAAGCCAGAGGTGCCGACGCATTGATTGTTCCCTGGACTCCTGCCTCTCTGGAAGAAGCCGAAAAGAATGGGCCTGTAGAACAGGATATGGCAGAGGCAATAGACTACTACAGAACACCCAGAGGCGAACACCCCAGATCCAGCAACAAGCTTCTCTTTATAAGTATGGGTGCAGCAATAGCGTTTGACGCCTTCCACCTGGCCGAAAAATTACTAACCCAACCGCTATTTGTGGTAGTAGGAGACAGAGTTGGTGCATTTGGTTCCTACAGAGATGGCTTTGAACTCTACAACAAAGCTGTGTCTACAAACAAAAGTATCCATGTGGTAAAAGGAGCAGGGCATTATGATTTATACGACCAACCCGAAGCCACCGCCGAAGCCCTAAGCAAACTGGTACCTTTTTTTAAGACGTATCTGTAA
- a CDS encoding helix-turn-helix transcriptional regulator, with protein MKTINSISHFHRLLSLPEPLHPLISVIRVEDIRLTEEFSSENFLFNFYSVSLKRDVQAKIKYGQQYFDFDKGVMSFIAPKQIQSVEVMDLALESQQSGKGYALLFHPDFLYGHPLATTIKQYGFFSYTVNEALHLSEKEETDVVDIFQRMERECQHIDRHTQDILIAQLDLLLKYSNRFYERQFLVRKSVNNHLLTRMETLLQDYFDSEETLKNGLPTVDYLAGELNVSPHYLSDMLRTLTGQSAQQHIHEKLIEKAKQYLATSNLTVAEIAYELGFGHPQSFNKLFKKKTNMSPLEFRQGFN; from the coding sequence ATGAAAACTATCAACTCCATATCTCACTTTCATCGTTTGCTATCCCTACCCGAACCCTTGCATCCATTAATCAGTGTGATTCGTGTAGAAGATATCCGACTAACAGAAGAATTTTCTTCAGAGAACTTTCTTTTCAACTTTTATAGCGTGTCGCTGAAAAGAGATGTACAGGCGAAAATAAAATACGGGCAACAATATTTCGATTTTGATAAAGGAGTCATGAGCTTTATTGCTCCCAAACAAATCCAGTCCGTTGAAGTGATGGATCTGGCTTTGGAAAGCCAGCAATCAGGCAAAGGCTACGCCCTACTGTTTCATCCCGACTTTCTTTACGGCCATCCACTTGCCACCACTATCAAACAGTATGGCTTCTTTTCCTATACAGTCAATGAAGCATTGCACCTTTCAGAAAAGGAGGAAACAGACGTGGTAGATATCTTTCAACGAATGGAACGGGAGTGCCAGCATATTGATCGCCATACCCAGGATATTTTGATTGCACAGCTGGATTTATTGCTGAAATACAGCAACCGCTTTTACGAAAGACAATTCCTGGTTCGGAAGTCCGTAAACAACCACTTGCTTACCAGAATGGAAACCTTACTCCAGGACTACTTTGACAGCGAAGAAACATTAAAAAACGGACTTCCTACTGTGGACTATCTGGCAGGTGAATTAAACGTCTCCCCACATTACCTGAGCGACATGTTGCGTACATTAACCGGACAAAGTGCCCAGCAACATATTCATGAAAAGCTAATCGAAAAGGCCAAGCAATACCTGGCAACGAGTAATTTAACTGTGGCTGAAATTGCGTATGAGTTAGGCTTCGGTCACCCTCAATCGTTCAATAAGTTATTCAAGAAAAAAACAAACATGTCCCCACTGGAATTCCGTCAAGGCTTTAACTGA
- a CDS encoding Imm26 family immunity protein, whose product MTKISLLKKRRYSIGDVFCVPLAEKGYCLGLITHIHPRTKVPLGWFFRKLYDQIPTIRDSEIINKGNVILVKRFGIQGFDEDTWRIISKLDTFDKAEWPIPVFLRRPGSTPACFVYYNEDMEETGSENIPEGTDLSLYYEDGIGGSGFVEKRLTRLFLQNSLV is encoded by the coding sequence ATGACAAAGATTAGCCTATTAAAAAAACGCAGATATTCTATAGGAGATGTGTTTTGTGTACCCTTAGCAGAAAAGGGATATTGCCTGGGACTGATTACCCATATACATCCTCGCACTAAAGTACCTCTTGGGTGGTTTTTCAGGAAATTGTATGATCAGATTCCTACAATTAGAGACAGCGAAATTATAAATAAGGGAAATGTAATCTTAGTGAAAAGATTTGGGATACAGGGATTCGATGAAGATACATGGCGTATTATAAGTAAGCTTGATACTTTTGATAAGGCAGAATGGCCTATTCCTGTTTTTCTGAGAAGGCCAGGTTCTACTCCTGCTTGTTTTGTATACTATAATGAAGACATGGAGGAAACAGGAAGTGAAAATATTCCTGAAGGAACAGATTTGTCACTATATTATGAAGATGGCATAGGAGGATCAGGGTTTGTGGAAAAGCGATTAACACGGTTATTTCTGCAAAACTCTTTAGTGTAA